AGCCTCCGCGATCTGGCCATCTTCCGAAGACTTGACACCGCTGACACCGATGGCGCCCACGATCTCGTTTTCGTAGAGGAGCGGGACGCCACCTTCGATCGGCAGCATCCCGGGCATCGCCAGATAGCCATAATGGCCGCTCGCCACCGTTTCCTCCCAGACTCTGGTAGGCCGCCGGAAAAGGAGTGCCGCGCGTGCCTTGGTGATGGCCACCTCGATGCTGCCGAGCTGCACGCGGTCGCGCTGCAGGTACATCAGATGGCCGCCGTCGTCCACCACGGCGAGGACCACGTTCCA
This sequence is a window from Pseudomonadota bacterium. Protein-coding genes within it:
- a CDS encoding heme-binding protein gives rise to the protein MYNKNILSLDDVKRVVAAAEAEAEQNGWNVVLAVVDDGGHLMYLQRDRVQLGSIEVAITKARAALLFRRPTRVWEETVASGHYGYLAMPGMLPIEGGVPLLYENEIVGAIGVSGVKSSEDGQIAEAGARAL